From Coriobacteriia bacterium, one genomic window encodes:
- a CDS encoding NADH:ubiquinone oxidoreductase codes for MAKVAVFSLASDYGCQVQITNADDKLLEVLGQFDLAYWQLASSGHVPEEYDVAVIEGAVTTDEHVELLKRVRATAGTVIVIGACAVTGGIPALATSGVLEDRFDVVYGEGSALAFGGRISPLPVDAIIDVDYRVPGCPIEPAEFVAVLQRALMAVSDHIPREPMCAACKIEENVCFYESGTVCMGLITRTGCGAKCVSLGRPCTGCRGIAADANLVAARAIAVSHGIAAEKFDSALSLYNSAKGVVR; via the coding sequence ATGGCAAAGGTAGCTGTATTCAGCCTCGCAAGTGACTATGGTTGTCAGGTTCAGATCACCAACGCCGATGACAAGCTGCTCGAAGTCCTCGGCCAGTTCGACCTCGCGTATTGGCAGCTCGCTTCGAGCGGTCATGTTCCTGAGGAGTACGACGTTGCGGTCATTGAGGGTGCGGTGACGACTGACGAACACGTGGAGCTGCTCAAGCGGGTCCGCGCGACTGCGGGCACCGTCATCGTTATCGGAGCCTGCGCGGTGACCGGCGGGATTCCGGCGCTCGCGACATCGGGAGTTCTCGAGGATAGATTTGACGTCGTCTATGGCGAGGGCAGCGCCCTTGCATTCGGCGGCCGGATATCACCTCTGCCGGTTGACGCCATCATCGATGTTGACTACCGGGTTCCCGGTTGTCCGATTGAACCGGCCGAGTTCGTAGCGGTTCTGCAGCGCGCCCTCATGGCAGTCTCGGATCACATTCCTCGCGAACCGATGTGTGCCGCGTGCAAGATCGAGGAGAACGTCTGCTTCTATGAGAGCGGCACGGTTTGCATGGGGCTGATCACCCGCACCGGTTGCGGAGCGAAGTGTGTGTCCCTGGGACGCCCGTGCACGGGATGCCGAGGCATCGCTGCCGATGCGAATCTCGTGGCCGCTCGGGCGATCGCGGTGTCTCACGGTATCGCCGCCGAGAAGTTCGACTCAGCGCTGTCACTCTATAACTCTGCAAAGGGGGTCGTCCGATGA
- the radC gene encoding DNA repair protein RadC, translating into MAPRLTSFEARPRELLLSGHAEALSDAGLLSVLIGEEEGSKARALLAEHPIPDGLWRVCAEDLVALEGVGPAAAARVLACLEMSRRAATWRSSRRRTISTPEDVVDLCSAQLRGLDREHFWALALNTKNGLLRMIEVSVGSLNASIVHPRELFKDAVKVSAASVVVVHNHPSGDPTPSGADIQLTRRLVKAGDVLGIEVLDHVVIGDGGEHASLKDLGLM; encoded by the coding sequence ATGGCACCGCGTCTCACGAGCTTCGAGGCAAGGCCTCGGGAGCTTCTGCTCTCCGGACATGCCGAGGCTCTTTCGGACGCGGGACTTCTCTCGGTGTTGATCGGAGAGGAAGAGGGGAGCAAGGCGCGCGCACTTCTGGCCGAACACCCCATCCCCGATGGCTTGTGGCGCGTGTGTGCGGAAGACCTAGTCGCGCTTGAAGGCGTGGGGCCGGCTGCGGCTGCGCGGGTGTTGGCGTGCCTTGAGATGAGCCGCAGGGCTGCAACGTGGCGCTCTTCTCGGCGTCGAACCATTTCCACGCCTGAGGACGTGGTCGATCTGTGCTCGGCACAACTGCGGGGGTTGGACCGTGAGCATTTCTGGGCGCTTGCACTTAATACGAAGAACGGGCTGCTCAGGATGATCGAAGTCTCCGTCGGCTCGCTGAACGCATCGATTGTCCACCCGCGGGAGCTGTTCAAGGACGCGGTGAAAGTGTCTGCGGCCTCGGTTGTGGTTGTCCACAACCATCCAAGCGGTGATCCGACCCCCTCCGGAGCCGACATCCAGCTCACACGCCGTCTCGTGAAGGCGGGCGATGTGTTGGGGATCGAGGTGCTCGACCACGTGGTGATCGGCGACGGTGGAGAGCATGCCAGCCTGAAGGACCTTGGTCTTATGTAG
- the mreD gene encoding rod shape-determining protein MreD has product MKKGLPTAAMLLAAFVIQAGFAPYLAIGGVVPNFLLLAVITLALVQGPNAGTTLGFAAGLLFDLLGSGPVGPMTLVLSITGYFAGTMHEAIFAEGWLLPLTVLAIASLMTGVAYVLMLDLLGTGGALWSIFFTRIVPGAVYNTVLALLIYPWLARFLRQDQPMKTFRRLA; this is encoded by the coding sequence GTGAAGAAGGGACTTCCGACTGCTGCGATGCTTCTGGCGGCGTTTGTCATTCAGGCAGGTTTTGCGCCCTACCTGGCGATTGGCGGCGTGGTTCCCAATTTCCTGTTGCTCGCAGTGATCACACTTGCCTTGGTGCAGGGACCGAACGCGGGTACCACCTTGGGCTTTGCCGCGGGACTCCTGTTTGACCTTCTGGGGTCAGGGCCGGTGGGCCCGATGACGCTTGTCCTGTCGATAACGGGTTACTTCGCCGGAACCATGCACGAGGCGATATTCGCCGAGGGCTGGCTCTTGCCGCTCACGGTTCTGGCTATTGCCTCACTCATGACGGGCGTTGCCTACGTGCTCATGCTCGACTTGCTCGGAACAGGCGGAGCGTTGTGGTCGATCTTCTTCACAAGGATAGTGCCGGGCGCTGTATACAACACCGTTCTTGCTTTGCTCATCTATCCTTGGTTGGCGCGTTTCTTGCGCCAGGACCAGCCTATGAAGACATTTCGCCGTTTGGCTTAG
- a CDS encoding oxidoreductase, with product MSTTTYRDLGANPYRPWPARITSIIDLTEKEKLFELRLIDETVREAFVHDAGQFVEVSVFGVGEAPISISSAPSKQGFIELCVRKAGDVTSALHSKQCGDIVGLRGPFGRGFPFEEMKGHDILLVAGGLGIAPLKSLINHIHDERHDFGRVTILLGARNPGEILFRQQFDMWKHRDDFDLIMTVDTPDASWDGEVGLVTKLFDRIEIDPAATYGAICGPPVMYRYVIDEMRKKNMDADRIYVSFERRMKCGIGKCGHCGVGHQYACIDGPVFNYWEAMNLQGAI from the coding sequence ATGAGCACCACAACATATCGTGACCTCGGCGCGAACCCGTACCGCCCTTGGCCTGCGCGCATCACCTCGATCATCGACTTGACCGAAAAAGAGAAGCTGTTCGAATTGCGCCTCATCGACGAGACCGTTCGCGAGGCATTCGTACATGACGCAGGTCAGTTCGTTGAGGTGTCGGTATTCGGGGTAGGTGAGGCACCGATTTCCATCTCCTCGGCTCCGTCGAAGCAGGGCTTCATCGAGTTGTGCGTCAGAAAGGCCGGAGACGTTACGAGCGCGCTTCACTCCAAGCAGTGCGGCGACATAGTGGGGCTGCGAGGCCCGTTTGGCAGAGGGTTCCCGTTTGAAGAGATGAAGGGCCACGACATCCTGCTTGTGGCCGGCGGTCTGGGCATCGCTCCGCTCAAGTCGCTCATCAATCACATCCACGATGAGCGCCATGACTTCGGCCGCGTAACGATCCTCTTGGGCGCTCGCAACCCGGGGGAGATCCTGTTCCGTCAGCAGTTCGACATGTGGAAGCACCGCGATGACTTTGATCTCATCATGACCGTCGACACTCCCGATGCATCGTGGGACGGCGAAGTCGGTTTGGTCACGAAGCTCTTCGACCGCATCGAAATCGATCCTGCGGCCACGTACGGCGCGATCTGCGGACCTCCGGTGATGTACCGCTACGTTATCGACGAGATGCGCAAGAAGAACATGGATGCCGACCGCATCTACGTGAGTTTCGAACGCCGCATGAAGTGCGGGATCGGCAAGTGCGGCCATTGCGGTGTCGGCCATCAGTACGCCTGCATCGACGGCCCGGTATTCAACTACTGGGAAGCCATGAACCTGCAGGGGGCGATCTAG
- a CDS encoding rod shape-determining protein: MFFNSWGGDMAVDLGTANTLVSVRGRGIVLIEPSVVAVEKSTKRVLAVGIEAKRMLGRTPGSIVAIRPLKDGVIADFEVTEAMLRYFINKTRVKRFPWQPKPRVVVCVPSGVTEVEKRAVFEATMSAGARHAYLIEEPMAAAIGAGLPIQEPTGSMVVDIGGGTTEVAVISLGGIVVSQSVRIAGDEFDDAIIAHIKRVYNVLIGERTAEEIKFEIGSAWPLLEEIDVEVRGRDLLTGLPRTLVIESEEIREAIEEPTAAIVAAVKGTLEQTPPELASDLMEYGIVLTGGGALLKGLDERLRHETGMPVHVSESALTNVCEGSAQALEEIDALKKVLQGGR; the protein is encoded by the coding sequence ATGTTCTTCAACTCTTGGGGCGGCGACATGGCCGTCGACCTCGGCACTGCAAACACACTGGTCTCGGTGCGTGGCCGGGGGATAGTGCTTATAGAGCCCTCTGTTGTCGCGGTCGAGAAGAGCACGAAGCGTGTTCTCGCGGTGGGCATCGAGGCGAAGCGGATGCTTGGCCGCACCCCGGGAAGCATCGTTGCCATTCGTCCGCTCAAGGACGGAGTTATCGCCGACTTTGAGGTCACCGAGGCGATGCTGCGTTACTTCATCAACAAGACGCGTGTGAAGCGCTTTCCTTGGCAGCCCAAGCCGCGCGTTGTCGTGTGCGTGCCCTCAGGCGTGACCGAAGTTGAGAAGCGTGCAGTCTTTGAAGCGACTATGTCCGCGGGCGCGCGGCATGCGTACTTGATCGAGGAACCGATGGCAGCCGCGATCGGTGCGGGCCTGCCGATCCAAGAGCCCACAGGATCCATGGTCGTCGATATCGGCGGCGGAACTACCGAAGTTGCCGTCATCTCGTTGGGTGGCATCGTAGTCTCACAGTCTGTCCGTATTGCCGGCGACGAGTTTGACGATGCGATCATCGCTCACATCAAGCGTGTCTATAACGTCCTCATCGGGGAGCGCACGGCCGAGGAAATCAAGTTCGAAATCGGAAGCGCGTGGCCACTTCTAGAAGAAATCGACGTTGAGGTGCGTGGCCGGGATCTGTTGACCGGATTGCCGCGCACTCTCGTGATCGAGTCCGAGGAGATCAGGGAAGCCATCGAGGAGCCCACAGCTGCGATTGTTGCGGCGGTCAAAGGGACGCTGGAGCAGACGCCGCCGGAACTTGCGAGCGACCTGATGGAGTATGGGATCGTGCTTACCGGTGGGGGGGCGCTACTGAAGGGTCTCGATGAGCGACTTCGCCACGAGACCGGAATGCCCGTGCATGTCTCCGAAAGCGCGCTAACCAATGTCTGCGAAGGTTCAGCGCAAGCGCTTGAGGAGATAGACGCCCTCAAGAAGGTGCTCCAGGGTGGCCGATAG
- a CDS encoding tetratricopeptide repeat protein has protein sequence MDHNRFQEAQQAYDAGDYRIAAKTFLASAGRGADGNGAAYHMAGNALLRLRRYQDAVTVYAHALRDEIYDRRGAVHANLGAAHFALADYAEAVAAYGNALKEADYSTPYKALQGMASALLERGRIDEAAAAYRKAALDPGNSDPGKALVNLGLCFMALGRPADAVEAYQAALGFDEYKGRGKALANLGQAHVALGEYEEAIKAFEKATQLHAHGLSASAGAAYEAALAHLRASATEKADSDGQQLNEDSEEWGCEEGADSSAEQVVLSGDGAVASWLDFGDDRAVAEFFSATDEQLRERDRAARREARAQGVSGGSRGVRMTVLIVALVVCAAAVAAWLAGYGWPTQQQTVSGMLSAYSAGTSITSYWVAVPEKDVAKEMAKLPVSKTYSVDGVVRGRQNSSTTITVTPQSGAALRFTVTLAREGLGWKVTGIDNDWLSTGSGS, from the coding sequence ATGGACCACAACCGCTTCCAAGAGGCACAGCAGGCCTATGACGCCGGGGACTACCGCATCGCGGCGAAGACGTTCCTTGCGTCCGCAGGACGGGGGGCCGATGGTAACGGGGCGGCTTACCACATGGCGGGAAACGCCCTTCTGCGTCTGCGTCGGTATCAGGACGCGGTGACGGTCTACGCCCACGCCCTTCGCGACGAGATCTATGACCGGCGTGGCGCGGTTCACGCGAACCTTGGCGCAGCCCATTTTGCGCTTGCGGACTATGCGGAGGCAGTTGCGGCGTACGGAAACGCGCTCAAGGAGGCAGACTACTCGACACCGTACAAAGCGCTTCAGGGCATGGCTTCGGCGCTTCTTGAGCGCGGCCGTATCGATGAGGCCGCCGCAGCATATCGCAAGGCCGCCCTTGATCCGGGCAATTCAGATCCTGGGAAAGCACTCGTTAATCTCGGCCTGTGCTTCATGGCGCTTGGGCGGCCGGCCGATGCGGTCGAAGCCTATCAGGCGGCTCTTGGATTCGACGAGTACAAAGGGCGGGGCAAGGCTCTCGCGAACTTGGGACAGGCGCACGTCGCTCTCGGCGAGTACGAAGAGGCGATCAAGGCGTTCGAGAAGGCGACGCAATTGCATGCGCACGGCCTTTCGGCGTCTGCCGGGGCGGCGTATGAGGCTGCGCTGGCTCACCTCCGCGCCTCGGCGACCGAGAAGGCCGATTCTGACGGGCAACAGCTAAATGAGGACTCGGAAGAGTGGGGCTGTGAGGAAGGTGCTGATTCCTCCGCGGAGCAGGTCGTTCTCAGTGGGGATGGGGCCGTCGCTAGCTGGCTCGATTTTGGCGATGACCGAGCCGTCGCCGAATTCTTCAGCGCCACCGATGAACAACTCCGAGAGCGCGATCGTGCGGCGCGCAGGGAAGCGCGAGCGCAAGGCGTTTCCGGCGGCTCGCGTGGAGTCCGCATGACCGTTCTCATAGTCGCCCTGGTTGTCTGTGCTGCTGCTGTGGCCGCTTGGTTGGCCGGATACGGCTGGCCCACACAACAGCAGACTGTCAGCGGCATGCTTTCCGCTTACAGTGCAGGCACGTCAATCACCTCCTACTGGGTCGCCGTTCCCGAGAAGGATGTCGCAAAGGAGATGGCCAAGTTGCCGGTCTCCAAGACATACTCGGTTGACGGAGTGGTTCGAGGCAGACAGAATTCAAGCACGACTATCACCGTCACGCCGCAATCGGGCGCGGCGCTACGTTTTACGGTGACTCTCGCACGAGAGGGTCTCGGTTGGAAGGTCACGGGAATTGACAACGACTGGCTCTCCACGGGAAGTGGCAGCTAA
- the mrdA gene encoding penicillin-binding protein 2 — protein sequence MRLPNYQQQLKGRYAALGVVVIVVLGLLLARLWSMQVLNGVAYAKQADKNLTREVTTAAPRGRILDSQGKELVTNRATMAVYVDASAKGDSALLGRLATALNIPLADVVSRASDVREQALAPRIVAVDVPMAAVAYISENSVLFPGVEVRAQPVRVYPMGMLAAHVLGYIGEASQSDIANAGSTAYQYGDLVGKSGAEVQFENVLQGVRGSNVYQVDATGKIQSLIKQVDAVAGKDVQLTIDSAVQAVTEQALAQAIDDAHKSGFPAAKAGAAVAINVKTGEIISMASLPTYDPSLFLGGISEKNWTALTSKDSNYPLTNRVIMGQYPAASTFKAVVGLAGLEDKMLNTGTTYNCKGVWTEMGEQWKKYCWNHAGHGVESFTTAIRDSCDIYFYHLGYLFYNDGGEKLQAFARKFGFGQKSGIDLPGEAVGRVPDAAWKAAYNQNYPEYQGWNPGDTVNLAIGQGDLLVTPLQLVNAYAGIANGGKVMKPHILKAVLGADGKAVYEYKPEVAFDTGTSAENLAAMKAALVSVTRSGGTAYDAFKGFPVTVAGKTGTAEVAGIDDYAWFVGFAPADNPTYAVAVLVEQGGHGGSIAGPAARQIFAALLNLKIEHVTATDVSR from the coding sequence ATGCGATTGCCGAATTACCAGCAACAGCTTAAGGGTCGCTACGCCGCTTTGGGCGTGGTTGTCATTGTCGTTCTCGGCCTTCTGCTCGCGAGGCTGTGGAGCATGCAGGTTCTCAACGGGGTCGCGTACGCGAAGCAGGCCGATAAGAATCTCACTCGAGAAGTCACCACAGCAGCGCCTCGCGGCAGAATACTCGACAGCCAAGGCAAGGAACTGGTGACCAACCGAGCCACAATGGCGGTGTACGTCGACGCATCGGCGAAGGGCGATTCGGCGCTGTTGGGGCGTCTTGCGACGGCGCTCAACATACCGTTGGCCGACGTTGTGTCGCGGGCTTCCGACGTGCGAGAACAGGCGTTGGCTCCACGGATAGTCGCGGTGGACGTCCCGATGGCCGCCGTCGCATACATTTCAGAGAACTCGGTTCTGTTCCCAGGGGTTGAAGTACGGGCTCAGCCCGTCAGGGTCTACCCGATGGGGATGCTGGCTGCGCACGTGCTGGGCTACATTGGAGAGGCATCGCAATCCGACATAGCGAACGCCGGCTCTACCGCGTACCAGTACGGTGACCTCGTCGGCAAGTCGGGAGCCGAAGTCCAATTCGAGAATGTGCTTCAGGGCGTTCGTGGAAGCAACGTCTATCAGGTCGACGCGACCGGTAAGATCCAGAGCCTGATCAAGCAGGTTGATGCGGTAGCGGGTAAGGACGTCCAACTGACCATAGACAGCGCCGTTCAGGCTGTCACTGAGCAGGCACTTGCGCAAGCTATCGATGATGCGCATAAGAGTGGTTTCCCGGCCGCAAAAGCGGGGGCTGCCGTTGCTATCAATGTGAAGACAGGCGAGATCATCTCGATGGCGAGCCTTCCTACCTATGACCCGTCGCTCTTTCTTGGCGGGATCTCGGAGAAGAACTGGACGGCACTTACGAGCAAGGATTCGAACTACCCGTTGACCAACCGCGTGATCATGGGTCAGTATCCCGCGGCATCCACCTTCAAGGCGGTCGTGGGGCTGGCTGGGCTTGAGGACAAGATGCTGAACACCGGCACCACCTACAACTGTAAGGGTGTCTGGACCGAGATGGGCGAGCAGTGGAAGAAATACTGCTGGAACCATGCGGGCCACGGAGTGGAATCGTTCACGACGGCGATTCGGGACTCATGCGACATCTACTTCTACCACCTTGGCTATCTCTTCTATAACGACGGCGGCGAGAAGCTGCAGGCGTTCGCACGCAAGTTCGGATTTGGTCAGAAGAGCGGAATCGACCTTCCCGGCGAGGCTGTCGGCCGCGTGCCGGACGCCGCATGGAAGGCGGCCTACAACCAGAACTACCCCGAGTATCAGGGCTGGAATCCCGGCGACACCGTCAACTTGGCTATCGGCCAAGGCGACCTACTTGTGACGCCTCTTCAACTCGTGAACGCCTACGCCGGTATCGCGAACGGCGGAAAGGTCATGAAGCCACATATTCTCAAAGCGGTCTTGGGGGCCGATGGTAAGGCCGTGTACGAGTACAAGCCGGAAGTGGCTTTCGACACGGGGACGTCCGCCGAGAATCTGGCCGCAATGAAGGCGGCATTGGTGAGCGTTACAAGGTCGGGAGGTACCGCGTATGACGCCTTCAAAGGGTTTCCGGTGACGGTTGCGGGCAAGACCGGAACCGCGGAGGTAGCGGGAATAGATGACTACGCTTGGTTCGTCGGCTTCGCGCCTGCCGACAACCCCACTTACGCAGTTGCGGTTCTCGTCGAGCAGGGTGGCCACGGAGGCTCAATCGCCGGACCTGCCGCGCGGCAGATATTCGCTGCACTGCTCAATCTGAAGATCGAACATGTCACCGCCACGGACGTGTCGAGATGA
- the mreC gene encoding rod shape-determining protein MreC, whose amino-acid sequence MRVSQPEARSRRSGLLILFIVLSIVLITLWFREGSTGPVHRLRTAIQTVAAPVQSAGEFVTRPARKTFAWIADLGVSRSQLQTLETQNQELRNRVATLEEAALENQRLTSLLGFVQTNGLKTLGARVIGQPTDYSRVITIDRGSADGVTVAMPVVGAAGVVGQTIEVTAHTAQVRLITDADSGVAALIQTNRAAGIVRGSVEGVLELDFVGRDTVVKVGDLVVTSGIGGIYPKGLLIGEVTKIENLPSNLYQTIRLAPAGDFSKLEEVLVLLGTASSTQAAGGK is encoded by the coding sequence ATGAGAGTCTCTCAACCTGAAGCACGATCACGTCGATCAGGACTTCTGATCCTGTTCATCGTACTGTCGATCGTCCTTATCACCCTTTGGTTTCGCGAGGGCAGTACGGGACCGGTTCATCGGCTTCGTACTGCCATTCAGACGGTTGCAGCTCCGGTGCAGTCGGCAGGTGAGTTCGTGACGAGACCTGCGAGAAAGACCTTTGCATGGATAGCGGACCTGGGAGTCTCTCGCAGCCAGCTCCAAACGCTCGAAACGCAGAACCAGGAGCTTCGTAATCGGGTGGCGACCCTCGAAGAGGCGGCGCTGGAGAATCAAAGGCTGACGAGCCTGCTCGGATTCGTTCAAACGAACGGCCTGAAGACTCTGGGCGCCCGGGTTATCGGACAACCTACCGACTACTCAAGAGTCATTACGATAGACCGTGGCTCGGCCGACGGGGTAACCGTTGCCATGCCGGTTGTAGGCGCAGCGGGGGTCGTGGGACAGACAATCGAGGTGACGGCCCATACGGCGCAGGTAAGGCTTATCACCGATGCCGACTCCGGAGTCGCCGCTTTGATTCAAACGAACCGTGCCGCAGGCATCGTACGCGGATCGGTTGAAGGCGTGCTGGAGCTGGATTTTGTGGGTCGCGATACGGTTGTGAAGGTTGGGGACCTGGTGGTCACCTCAGGAATCGGGGGCATCTATCCGAAGGGACTGCTGATCGGAGAAGTGACCAAGATCGAGAACCTGCCATCGAATCTGTATCAGACCATACGGCTGGCGCCTGCAGGCGATTTTAGCAAGCTCGAGGAGGTCCTAGTGCTTCTCGGGACAGCCTCGAGTACCCAAGCGGCGGGAGGCAAATAG
- a CDS encoding 4Fe-4S ferredoxin produces MFFRIMDKLRLPDLIDGLAESYEVIGPVAKGEKFVFAPIAGAEELRLDYDTTLLPPKTFFTPPTEPLMGFSMADSDVRSESLESPPRALFGVHPCDINALGLMDNVFLGEYEDPYYKARRESTLVIGINCKPRPECFCDAWGTDEVHSGFDLFLSDLGDRYFVSVQSVKGAELLDRFVETRPITAEDTEDFQRVTREFKASFSEKVDTSQLPLLIDAKYNDAVWEELGEKCLACGACSMVCPTCYCFDVRDRLSIDGATGERERVWDSCMFSNFAEVAHGQNFRGTRASRVKYRYYHKQWGYLSKYGRVLCVGCGRCENACKADINPRVVIKALQGGGVAQ; encoded by the coding sequence ATGTTCTTTCGCATAATGGACAAGTTGCGCTTACCCGATCTGATAGACGGCTTGGCCGAGAGCTACGAAGTGATCGGCCCCGTCGCCAAAGGCGAGAAGTTTGTGTTTGCGCCCATCGCGGGCGCCGAGGAGTTGAGACTCGACTACGACACAACGCTCTTGCCGCCAAAGACATTCTTCACTCCGCCGACCGAACCTCTCATGGGCTTTTCGATGGCGGATAGTGACGTTCGTTCCGAGTCGCTCGAATCTCCCCCGAGGGCATTGTTCGGAGTACATCCCTGCGACATTAACGCACTGGGACTCATGGACAACGTGTTCCTCGGCGAATACGAGGACCCATACTACAAGGCGCGCCGTGAGTCGACGCTCGTTATCGGCATCAACTGCAAACCGCGTCCGGAATGCTTCTGCGATGCGTGGGGTACCGACGAAGTGCACTCCGGGTTCGATCTTTTCCTTTCGGACCTGGGAGACCGCTACTTCGTTTCGGTCCAGTCAGTCAAGGGCGCCGAGTTGCTCGACCGCTTTGTCGAGACTCGCCCGATCACAGCCGAGGATACCGAGGATTTCCAGCGCGTCACGCGCGAATTCAAGGCGAGCTTCAGTGAGAAGGTCGACACCTCTCAGCTGCCGCTGCTCATCGATGCAAAGTACAACGATGCTGTGTGGGAAGAGCTCGGCGAGAAGTGCTTGGCATGCGGGGCGTGTTCGATGGTGTGTCCCACGTGCTACTGCTTCGATGTGCGCGATCGCCTCTCCATCGATGGGGCCACCGGCGAGCGTGAGCGTGTGTGGGACTCCTGCATGTTCTCGAACTTCGCCGAGGTGGCTCATGGACAGAACTTTCGCGGTACCCGCGCCAGTCGCGTGAAGTATCGCTACTACCATAAACAGTGGGGGTACCTTTCGAAGTATGGCCGTGTGCTTTGCGTAGGCTGCGGGCGCTGCGAAAACGCCTGCAAGGCGGACATCAACCCGCGCGTCGTCATCAAGGCGCTCCAGGGCGGAGGTGTTGCGCAATGA
- the ndk gene encoding nucleoside-diphosphate kinase, whose translation MVKPDAVARGLVGKIVKRFESVGLTIERMELSTVTAEQAAANYAEHVGKPFYEGLVGYVTSGPVVKMVLSGESAVGVCRKLIGATNPADAAPGTIRGDFGLTLDANIIHGSDSDESAEREIAIFFGG comes from the coding sequence ATGGTCAAGCCCGACGCGGTTGCGCGGGGCTTGGTCGGCAAGATCGTCAAGAGATTCGAGAGCGTTGGCTTGACTATAGAGCGCATGGAGCTCAGCACAGTCACAGCCGAGCAGGCAGCGGCCAACTATGCCGAGCATGTCGGTAAGCCGTTCTATGAGGGTCTTGTCGGCTATGTGACATCTGGCCCTGTGGTAAAGATGGTATTGTCCGGTGAATCCGCCGTTGGCGTGTGCCGGAAGCTGATCGGGGCGACCAATCCGGCAGATGCCGCTCCGGGCACCATTCGCGGCGACTTCGGTCTGACGTTGGATGCGAACATCATCCACGGTTCGGATTCCGACGAATCGGCCGAGCGGGAAATCGCGATATTCTTCGGCGGCTAG
- a CDS encoding Ni/Fe hydrogenase subunit alpha, whose translation MSTLTVEHVARIEGHGTISVEVEGGVVGEIRMDIIEPTRLFESMIVGRRFDEAPLITSRICGICSPNHAVTSLKAVEAAMGIEVSERTKMLRRLLVHGSYLQNHATHLYILAAPDYVGQPNVLPLAETHPEVFHRALAIKKLGNELTTMVGGRPVHPIAAAVGGFTAEPSAHDLETFAARLHAVANDVVETVALFSTFDIPTFQTQGEMLALHDDGDYAIYDGEICALDAGWCRPVSEYRQFVDESVVGHSNAKHSTVGGRTFMVGSLPRVNLSWDRLTPAARIVASKAGFRAVSKNTFYNNLCQAIELVDAAERCAILCETLLEDTGSSAPVKYTIRAGEGTAATEAPRGTLYHSVTIGEDGVLTAGDVITPTAQNLANLEADMRAFAPTVVHLPEEEFILRVEQLVRAYDPCLSCSVH comes from the coding sequence ATGAGCACCCTTACCGTTGAGCACGTCGCCCGCATCGAAGGGCACGGCACCATCTCTGTCGAGGTCGAAGGCGGCGTCGTCGGCGAGATTCGCATGGACATCATCGAGCCGACCCGTCTCTTTGAGTCGATGATTGTCGGACGCCGTTTCGACGAGGCGCCGCTCATCACCTCGCGTATTTGCGGAATCTGCTCCCCAAATCACGCGGTAACTTCGCTCAAAGCCGTCGAGGCCGCTATGGGCATTGAGGTTTCGGAGCGCACGAAGATGCTCCGGAGGCTTCTCGTCCACGGCTCCTACCTGCAGAATCACGCGACGCATCTCTACATCTTGGCGGCTCCTGATTATGTTGGTCAGCCTAACGTGCTCCCGCTTGCCGAGACTCACCCGGAGGTGTTCCATAGGGCGCTTGCGATCAAGAAGCTCGGCAACGAACTCACGACGATGGTGGGTGGGCGTCCGGTGCATCCGATTGCTGCGGCCGTCGGAGGATTCACCGCCGAGCCAAGCGCGCATGATCTTGAGACCTTCGCGGCTCGGCTTCATGCCGTGGCCAATGATGTTGTCGAGACCGTCGCGCTCTTCTCCACCTTTGACATACCAACATTTCAGACGCAAGGCGAAATGCTGGCTCTTCACGACGACGGCGACTATGCGATCTATGACGGAGAGATCTGCGCGCTGGACGCGGGGTGGTGCCGCCCGGTGAGCGAATACCGGCAGTTTGTCGATGAGTCGGTGGTTGGCCACAGTAACGCGAAGCATTCGACTGTCGGCGGCCGGACGTTCATGGTCGGTTCGCTACCGCGTGTCAATTTGTCATGGGACCGGTTGACCCCGGCTGCGCGTATCGTCGCGTCTAAGGCGGGATTCCGAGCGGTTTCGAAGAACACGTTCTACAACAACCTCTGTCAGGCTATCGAGCTGGTGGATGCTGCCGAGCGATGCGCGATTCTGTGCGAGACGCTGCTTGAGGACACAGGCTCAAGCGCTCCCGTGAAGTACACGATTCGTGCCGGTGAAGGTACAGCGGCAACCGAGGCCCCTCGCGGAACGCTCTACCATTCGGTGACAATTGGTGAGGATGGCGTTCTGACGGCAGGTGACGTTATCACTCCGACCGCGCAGAATCTGGCGAATCTGGAAGCCGATATGCGGGCTTTTGCGCCCACCGTGGTTCATCTTCCTGAGGAAGAGTTCATACTGCGCGTCGAACAGCTTGTTCGTGCGTACGATCCGTGTTTGTCCTGCTCCGTGCACTAG